CACCTCTGCCGGCCGAGGGTGACACAACCTTGTTCCCTGTCACCTCTGTTCCCGCTTATCTCTCCCGCCTTTTCGGCGCCACCACCTTCTTGGAAATGAGTCGGGCCAAAGGGGAGAGGGCTTCGCATCCCCGCCTCCCCCAGGAGGACCCATAAAAGCATCTGTAACTGGGCTCCCAGACTCCAGAGCAGGTCCTAGACCTAACGGCAGGACGGCCAGACAGACGGCACAATGGCACTGAGCACACAGACCCGGGCCACCTGCCTTCTGCTCCTTGTCCTGCTCAGCCTGACCAGCGGCTCTGTTCTCCCTCCCCAGGTGAGAGCCCACAGCGCCTGGGGCCCCGGAGGGCAGCCGGAATCACCACGGCCCCTGGGAGACGACTGCAGAGGACAGCGGGAGACCCCCAGCATGGGGGCGGAGCTCAGGGCAAGGGAAGGGGGGACAGGCAGCTGTTCAGAGCGCCGAGATGGGGTACCAGGTGGCAGGGTCTGGGGAGCCCTGATCTAATTCCACAGtgatttactgagtgcctgctcGGCAGTAAGTCCTGTTCTAGACAGCGGTGACCGAGCTGTCTTGAATGTTCTCATGAATATTCTCATACATCCTGGGCAGGAAACCAGCCAATGAACTTAAAACAAGGAAATACTTGTGTTTAGGAAATGCTATTCCATGAATAACGTAAAAGATGGTGGGAGAGTGATGGTGGGGGTTGGCTATTTGTGAGAAAATGTGATTTGACCTGTGTTTGGGAGGAtaagagaagggggcagccagCAGGGACAGAGGTGGGGGCAAGCACCCGAGGAGCAGAGGGCTGGGTGAGTGAAGGAGATGGTAACTGGGGATGAGACCAAGGGGTGGCCGTGCCAAGTCTTGTAGGCAAGTGCAGAGGAAGCCCTGCAGGCCTGGGGAATGGGGAAAGCTGAGATCTGACTGATAACACGTGGGGAACGGGTTGTAAGGGGCAAGATACAGGGTGGGGATGGGCCTCCCAGCCACGGAGGGTCCTATGGAAGAGTGAGCAGCTGTACAGAGAGAAGGGGACAGATCTGGGATGTTTGCAGACAGGAGAACCGCCcgtgggaaggagaggaaaggtCCGAACGAGAGGCCACTCCTGGGACTCCAGCTGAGCCAGGAGATTCCAACCCCTGGGGAGGCACTGCTCCGGGGGAACTAGACTGAGAGCTCTGCCAGGGCCCTGCCGTCCTCAGTACCCCCTTTTGCTTTTCACAGACACGACAGCTCACAGACCTCCAAACTCAGCACACAGCTGGAGCAGCATCTGGCTTGACGGTGAGAGCCCCTGGGACTCCCCTCTGAGCCTCGCCCACCTTCCTGTTCCTGCGCCACCTACGCCTGGCTCACTGCCCTTCCTTCccacagcctgtgctccagaggcaGAGACGAGACACCCACTTTCCCATCTGCATCTTCTGCTGCGGCTGCTGTCGTAAAGGCACGTGTGGGATGTGCTGCAGGACATAGATCACCCCCCAAACCCCCCCGGGGCCCTCCTCCTTTATTTATTCCTGCTGCCCTCCAACAATAGTCTTGAAATAAAATGGCTGGTTCTAGCTCCTGTTTTCCAAACCAGAGTCTCTGCTTTCTTTGCTCCCTGCCCAGGTCTAGCCCAGAGGCTTGTCTTGGGCCCTGTCTCGGAGGGCCAGTCCTCCTCAGTGGGGTGTGCAGGGTCTGTGTGTACTGGGAGGTCGCAAGGAAGCTTGGTGAAGGAtatgttttctcttcttcccGCACTTCAAAAGACCTTGAATTTACTTTGCAACAGCAGGGAGTGAAAgttcaagttttctttttgaaatcttCTTAAAAAACAGGGGTAAATTCAGATCCCTAGCAAGGGTTCTCAGGGCAAGGTCTGGGGACTCCTCCAGGGCCCCACAAAGTAGAGACAACTAAAGATGCTACCTATCTTTCTCACACTCATTCTCttgagaacagactgtggagCTCTCCAGAGGCCCCATGACATGTGTTGATCTTATCCTTCTGACAGCTAGCTGATGGTGTGCTTTGCGTCTGGTGCTTTAAAAATGTCCCAGTttcgggactttcctggtgatgcagtggttaagagtctgcctgacaATCTGGGAGTCTTGGGCTCAATCCCTGCTAcaggaactgggatcccacacgctgtggggcagctaagcccaggctccacaacaagagaagccacagcaatgagaagcctgtacatcacaactagagagtagcccccactggctgcaagtagagaaagctcACTTGCAGCAACGaagaaccagtgcagccaaaaaaataataaaagataaaaaatacctAGTCTCAATTTCTAATAGATAAAGCAACTATAAAGATGACTCACTAGAACAAAAGGTTTTTGAAGTTCTCAACAAGTTTTCAGAGTATAAAGGGGTCCtgagaccaaaaagtttgagaaccactggccttCAGGGAGCAGACAGGGGCAGTAAATGAGTGAGGCCTGATGGATGTGTTTCACAGGAGCGTCTTCAGTTGTATGCTCTCAGCTAGGACATGCTTGGCCTAGGACCCATAGGACAATACCATTCACCTCCACAGGGCTTGaattccctccctttcttcttgaAAACTGCATTCCTCTCAATTTATGTGATTTGCCCGCTTTTGACAGAAGAGGAGATGCAGGATGCATTTCATTATCATCTTAGCCCGTGAGAGCACATCGGCGCTCGCACGATGATAAAGGGCCTCAGCCGCTTGGCCTCAGTGTTGTGTGAAGATAGGGAGTGGGGAGGCTGGGGGTCCCCTTCAGTGAGGGCTGCCAGGCAGGGCTGCCGCGCCCACTGGCAGGCCAGACATCACTAGAGCTACTTTCCAAAAGAAGGTGGCGATCCTTATTTTTACGTGAAATTTCCTGATTCCTAAAATCTTGGCAACTGATGAAAggaatccaatttttaaaaaatcaacactcTGGGAGCCAAGCTAAACCCAGCTGGGAGCCAGATTGGTTCTGCACACCATCAGCTTCTGCCTTGGAAGCCACAAGAGGCTCGTCCTCTGCCAGAGGTTTTCCTAAACAGGGATGGAAGGACAGGGAGAGGAAGAGCTGTGTGGGGAGCTTGGCTGCACCTCTcagctgtgggatttctcaggcgtCCTCGCCCCACTCTGAAACCCCACCTCCTCATGTGTAAAAGGAGAGAAGCTTCTAGAGTCCTCAGTGCTTTGGACTGTCATGATGCTCAGCAACAGAGGAGTGTGAAGTGGTTTTGGAAACCGACCAATGCCTCATCAACGGGAAGCATTCGTACTGACAGAGGAGGTGGAGGCCTCTCAGACCCTGCTCATAAATAAATACCCCGGAGGTGGGAAACTTGAAATCGCTGATTTCATTTGATGACACCAGggctttttgaaaaaatatttatttttatttatttatttggctgcactgggtattAATTGTGACATGCGGAatctttgttgcggcatgtgggatctagttccctgacctggaagtgaacctgggccccctgtatcgGGAGCGAAgagtcttcgccactggaccaccaggatcATCCCCACACCCGTGCTCTTCTCTCAGCTTAGCCAGTCCTCCAGGTGGTCCTAGTGATGGGAAGCAGAGGTACCCAAACATCAGTGTGCACCCAAATCTCCCAGAAGGCCTAGTGAAAGACAGACTTGGCAAGTCCAGGGTGGGGCCCTGGAAtgagcatttctaacaagctcccagctgatactgctgctgctggccTGGGGGCCAGACTTCAGAGACTCCTGTTGTTGGCTGACGGCACAGAGCGCCTCTGGGTTAGACCAACCACCTGCTCCCAGTCAAGAGCATGTGGAGCAAGGGGGCGCAAGGGCTTGATTCTGTCCTGAGGTGAGTTTTGCTCAGTCTGTACAATGTTTTAGGTAAAAATTGGGCAAATACCTAAAGACTGAGATATTTCACATAGAAATCTGAACTCCTGCTGTTACAGACTGAACTAGGTCCCTCTGAAATTTATATgctggggtttccctggcagggctttcctggtggctcagatgaaacaaagaatctgcctgcaatgcgggagacctggggtcagatctctgggttgggaagatcccctggagaagggaatggctacccactccagtattctgacctggagaattccatggactgtatagtccatggggtcacaaagagtcggacacgactgagcaactttcactctctGGCAGTCTGGTAGTTAGAACTcaactcagtgctttcactgctggggcctgggttcgaccctTGGTTGGGGAATTACGATCTTGCAAGCCACAcggccaataaataaa
The genomic region above belongs to Budorcas taxicolor isolate Tak-1 chromosome 18, Takin1.1, whole genome shotgun sequence and contains:
- the HAMP gene encoding hepcidin, translating into MALSTQTRATCLLLLVLLSLTSGSVLPPQTRQLTDLQTQHTAGAASGLTPVLQRQRRDTHFPICIFCCGCCRKGTCGMCCRT